One segment of Ziziphus jujuba cultivar Dongzao chromosome 12, ASM3175591v1 DNA contains the following:
- the LOC107408852 gene encoding protein TWIN LOV 1 isoform X1 — MESQVGLIEQSFHSSYSFCVREALVELPDNFTITDPCMSGHPIVFASHGFLKMTGYTETEVIGQNGRIFQGPGTSRRSVMEIREAIREERAIQIHLLNYRKDGTPFWMLFHMCPVFNKEDGRVIHFVGVQVPILRKPRRLGSGSGRNGVDLCEEGSTGMHDVVYGSCRREVCSDSLLELDHVLARESPVDTTNRGCAYAGFEIEEPCEASDMEKRRAVTAINNILSVLTHYSELTGKLVCGKRCSLSGVGLPSSSLNISLGRIKQSFVLIDPYLPDMPVVYASDAFLKLTGYARHEVLGHNYRFLSGLDTDSLTLCQIKESIKMERACTVRILNYRKDRSSFWNILHMSPVRNASGKIAYFVGVQTEEACKKQEEHEMSPEMRQLSAVGAVKVAVRSSSMAAGSSRS, encoded by the exons ATGGAATCGCAAGTGGGTTTGATTGAACAGTCATTTCATAGCTCCTACTCGTTCTGCGTTCGGGAAGCTCTGGTCGAATTGCCTGACAATTTCACAATCACCGACCCTTGTATGTCTGGCCACCCAATCGTTTTTGCGAGCCATGGGTTCTTGAAAATGACTGGTTATACGGAAACCGAGGTTATTGGCCAGAATGGTAGGATTTTTCAGGGTCCAGGGACTAGTAGAAGATCAGTCATGGAAATTCGGGAGGCTATTCGGGAAGAGAGAGCTATTCAAATCCACTTGTTGAATTATCGGAAAGATGGGACACCCTTTTGGATGTTGTTTCATATGTGTCCTGTTTTCAACAAGGAAGATGGGAGGGTCATTCATTTTGTTGGAGTTCAGGTCCCGATTTTGAGGAAACCGAGGAGGTTGGGAAGTGGGTCTGGAAGAAATGGGGTTGATTTGTGTGAGGAAGGTTCTACTGGGATGCATGATGTTGTATATGGTTCTTGTAGAAGAGAAGTGTGCTCGGATTCTTTGTTGGAATTGGATCATGTTTTGGCTCGAGAGTCTCCTGTAGATACAACTAATAGAG gATGTGCTTATGCAGGATTTGAAATTGAGGAGCCATGTGAGGCAAGTGATATGGAGAAGAGAAGAGCTGTGACAGCCATTAATAACATCTTGTCTGTGCTAACCCACTACAGCGAGTTAACCGGCAAACTGGTATGTGGGAAGAGATGCAGCTTATCTGGGGTGGGCCTTCCAAGTTCATCCTTAAATATTTCTCTTGGTAGAATCAAACAAAGCTTTGTATT GATTGATCCGTATTTACCGGACATGCCTGTAGTATACGCAAGTGATGCCTTCTTAAAGTTGACAG GTTATGCCAGACATGAAGTCTTGGGTCACAACTATAGATTTTTAAGTGGGTTGGATACAGATTCATTGACTTTATGTCAG ATAAAGGAAAGTATTAAAATGGAACGAGCATGCACAGTACGCATCTTGAATTACAG GAAGGACAGGAGTTCATTTTGGAATATCCTTCACATGTCACCTGTTCGTAATGCCTCTGGCAAG ATTGCATACTTTGTGGGCGTTCAGACAGAAGAAGCCTGCAAGAAGCAGGAAGAACATGAGATGAGCCCTGAGATGAGACAGCTTAGTGCTGTTGGTGCAGTCAAGGTTGCAGTTAGAAGTTCATCAATGGCTGCTGGTTCTTCCAGGTCTTAG
- the LOC107408852 gene encoding protein TWIN LOV 1 isoform X2 gives MESQVGLIEQSFHSSYSFCVREALVELPDNFTITDPCMSGHPIVFASHGFLKMTGYTETEVIGQNGRIFQGPGTSRRSVMEIREAIREERAIQIHLLNYRKDGTPFWMLFHMCPVFNKEDGRVIHFVGVQVPILRKPRRLGSGSGRNGVDLCEEGSTGMHDVVYGSCRREVCSDSLLELDHVLARESPVDTTNRGFEIEEPCEASDMEKRRAVTAINNILSVLTHYSELTGKLVCGKRCSLSGVGLPSSSLNISLGRIKQSFVLIDPYLPDMPVVYASDAFLKLTGYARHEVLGHNYRFLSGLDTDSLTLCQIKESIKMERACTVRILNYRKDRSSFWNILHMSPVRNASGKIAYFVGVQTEEACKKQEEHEMSPEMRQLSAVGAVKVAVRSSSMAAGSSRS, from the exons ATGGAATCGCAAGTGGGTTTGATTGAACAGTCATTTCATAGCTCCTACTCGTTCTGCGTTCGGGAAGCTCTGGTCGAATTGCCTGACAATTTCACAATCACCGACCCTTGTATGTCTGGCCACCCAATCGTTTTTGCGAGCCATGGGTTCTTGAAAATGACTGGTTATACGGAAACCGAGGTTATTGGCCAGAATGGTAGGATTTTTCAGGGTCCAGGGACTAGTAGAAGATCAGTCATGGAAATTCGGGAGGCTATTCGGGAAGAGAGAGCTATTCAAATCCACTTGTTGAATTATCGGAAAGATGGGACACCCTTTTGGATGTTGTTTCATATGTGTCCTGTTTTCAACAAGGAAGATGGGAGGGTCATTCATTTTGTTGGAGTTCAGGTCCCGATTTTGAGGAAACCGAGGAGGTTGGGAAGTGGGTCTGGAAGAAATGGGGTTGATTTGTGTGAGGAAGGTTCTACTGGGATGCATGATGTTGTATATGGTTCTTGTAGAAGAGAAGTGTGCTCGGATTCTTTGTTGGAATTGGATCATGTTTTGGCTCGAGAGTCTCCTGTAGATACAACTAATAGAG GATTTGAAATTGAGGAGCCATGTGAGGCAAGTGATATGGAGAAGAGAAGAGCTGTGACAGCCATTAATAACATCTTGTCTGTGCTAACCCACTACAGCGAGTTAACCGGCAAACTGGTATGTGGGAAGAGATGCAGCTTATCTGGGGTGGGCCTTCCAAGTTCATCCTTAAATATTTCTCTTGGTAGAATCAAACAAAGCTTTGTATT GATTGATCCGTATTTACCGGACATGCCTGTAGTATACGCAAGTGATGCCTTCTTAAAGTTGACAG GTTATGCCAGACATGAAGTCTTGGGTCACAACTATAGATTTTTAAGTGGGTTGGATACAGATTCATTGACTTTATGTCAG ATAAAGGAAAGTATTAAAATGGAACGAGCATGCACAGTACGCATCTTGAATTACAG GAAGGACAGGAGTTCATTTTGGAATATCCTTCACATGTCACCTGTTCGTAATGCCTCTGGCAAG ATTGCATACTTTGTGGGCGTTCAGACAGAAGAAGCCTGCAAGAAGCAGGAAGAACATGAGATGAGCCCTGAGATGAGACAGCTTAGTGCTGTTGGTGCAGTCAAGGTTGCAGTTAGAAGTTCATCAATGGCTGCTGGTTCTTCCAGGTCTTAG